Proteins co-encoded in one Spirosoma endbachense genomic window:
- a CDS encoding ABC transporter permease translates to MNTPRNRADGPVRPPRWANRLLEWFSAPHLLEELEGDLQERFERNCRLFGLTSARRQYGREVLGFLKPRSGLPFAIKRKPTEYPSPFFASPVMLRNFFKIAFRNLTKHKVSTLINLFGLTLGITACLVIYLITNYELSYDSFHPDQERIYRLVGDVKYNATDEKHSVGFIPNAVPAAVRKEIAGLETVAAFHNIETDVLVPDGNEKPKHFESRRQTGGTADIVVVDPQYFDIFSYEWLAGNPKTALNEPLKVVLSEQKARNYFGDLPLAQIMGKDVIYRDSVRVSVAGIVKDWKQPTDFTFTDFISMATIRASKLKGEINLDEWNDNWSASQAFVKLPQGTTPAQLTPLFHQFSKQHFAKEMKFWPALQPLSDLHFNENYQDNYSRKAHLPTLYGLMAVAAFILLIAAINFINLSTAQSIQRAKEIGIRKVMGGSRTSLIFQFLSETALLTCMAVLIALLIVGPILSVMQSLTPTGLTFNLISLQTLLFLTGLIVITSLLAGFYPSWMLSSYLPALTLKGQSALKGGQKGYLRKGLIVFQFTISLAFIIGTLIVGRQLSFMRNKDLGFSTDAIIDVHTLHDDKSRVLAQKIKQLADVDRVTMQWFPPMGQSFMVTKLKYRGKKEVEMDVSAKVGDENFIPLYQLHLLAGRNYHKSDSLREMVINASYAKALGFKKPADAVNQLIDFQGRQYPIVGVVADFHEQSFHEKIGAVFISYMPRQAQNIGVKLATKGRQIDNLKTTLASIEKQWNEVYPDNKFDYSFLDDSIAKLYEKEQKTAQLVNLATAIAILISCMGLFGLATFTAEQRTKEIGVRKVLGASVSSIVALLSQDFLKLVLISLIIASPIAWWAMNKWLQDFAYKVDIEWWVFVLAGLVAVAITLVTISFQSLKAALMNPAKSLRAE, encoded by the coding sequence ATGAACACTCCCCGAAACCGCGCCGACGGACCGGTCAGACCGCCCCGCTGGGCCAATCGGCTCCTGGAATGGTTCAGTGCTCCCCATTTGCTGGAGGAGCTGGAGGGCGATTTGCAGGAGCGCTTTGAGCGGAATTGCCGCCTGTTTGGGCTTACCTCGGCCCGGCGGCAATATGGCAGGGAAGTGTTGGGATTTCTAAAACCCCGCTCTGGACTACCCTTCGCCATAAAGCGTAAACCAACTGAATATCCGTCACCTTTTTTCGCAAGTCCTGTCATGCTACGCAATTTCTTTAAAATCGCATTCCGCAATCTGACGAAGCACAAAGTCAGTACGCTAATCAACCTATTTGGTCTCACACTGGGCATAACGGCCTGTTTGGTCATTTACCTGATCACCAACTATGAACTAAGCTATGATTCATTCCATCCCGACCAGGAGCGAATTTACAGGCTGGTCGGTGATGTAAAATATAACGCAACTGACGAAAAACACTCCGTTGGTTTCATTCCGAATGCCGTTCCGGCTGCTGTCCGAAAAGAGATTGCGGGGCTGGAAACGGTTGCGGCTTTTCACAACATTGAAACAGATGTTCTTGTGCCCGATGGGAACGAAAAGCCAAAGCATTTCGAAAGCAGAAGACAAACCGGCGGAACCGCTGATATTGTGGTTGTTGACCCCCAGTATTTCGACATTTTCAGCTATGAGTGGCTGGCTGGCAATCCCAAAACAGCCCTGAACGAACCCCTAAAGGTGGTGTTATCGGAACAAAAGGCGCGTAACTATTTTGGTGATTTACCACTTGCTCAAATCATGGGCAAGGATGTGATTTATCGGGATTCGGTACGGGTCAGTGTAGCGGGTATCGTGAAGGATTGGAAACAGCCAACCGACTTTACATTCACCGATTTTATTTCGATGGCAACGATACGGGCCAGCAAGTTAAAGGGTGAGATCAATCTCGATGAATGGAATGACAACTGGTCGGCGTCGCAGGCTTTCGTCAAACTTCCTCAAGGCACAACGCCCGCTCAACTAACACCCCTATTCCACCAATTTTCGAAACAGCATTTTGCAAAGGAAATGAAATTCTGGCCGGCTTTACAACCGCTATCCGACCTGCATTTCAATGAAAATTACCAGGATAATTATTCCCGAAAAGCACACTTGCCGACCTTGTATGGACTGATGGCCGTGGCTGCGTTTATTCTGCTGATTGCAGCCATTAACTTTATCAATCTATCGACGGCTCAATCCATCCAGCGCGCTAAAGAAATTGGCATTCGGAAAGTGATGGGCGGTAGCCGAACGAGCCTGATTTTTCAGTTTCTCAGCGAAACAGCCCTGTTAACCTGTATGGCGGTCCTCATTGCATTGCTGATCGTCGGGCCTATTCTTTCGGTTATGCAGTCGCTGACGCCCACTGGCTTAACGTTCAACCTCATCAGTCTCCAGACCTTGCTTTTCCTGACGGGGCTTATTGTCATTACGTCGTTGCTGGCCGGATTTTATCCGTCTTGGATGCTGTCTTCGTACCTGCCTGCGCTAACGCTAAAAGGGCAAAGCGCGCTCAAGGGGGGTCAGAAAGGGTATCTGCGCAAAGGCCTGATTGTGTTTCAGTTCACGATTTCGCTGGCATTTATTATCGGAACGTTGATCGTTGGTCGTCAGCTTAGTTTTATGCGCAATAAAGACCTCGGTTTTTCAACAGATGCCATTATTGACGTACATACACTCCACGACGATAAAAGTCGGGTACTGGCCCAAAAGATCAAACAACTGGCCGATGTTGACCGGGTAACGATGCAATGGTTTCCGCCAATGGGTCAGAGCTTTATGGTAACCAAACTCAAATACCGGGGCAAGAAAGAAGTGGAGATGGATGTGTCGGCTAAGGTTGGCGACGAGAATTTTATTCCGTTGTATCAACTCCACTTGCTGGCCGGGCGAAACTATCATAAAAGCGATTCACTACGCGAAATGGTCATCAATGCCTCCTATGCTAAAGCGCTGGGTTTCAAAAAACCAGCCGATGCCGTCAATCAACTCATTGATTTTCAAGGAAGACAATATCCAATCGTTGGTGTCGTGGCCGATTTTCATGAGCAATCGTTTCACGAGAAAATCGGGGCTGTATTTATTAGTTATATGCCCCGGCAGGCGCAGAATATTGGGGTCAAACTGGCTACAAAAGGCCGCCAGATCGATAATTTAAAAACGACGCTGGCGAGTATTGAGAAACAGTGGAATGAGGTATATCCCGACAATAAGTTTGATTACTCATTTCTGGATGATTCCATCGCCAAACTTTATGAGAAAGAGCAGAAAACGGCCCAGCTTGTCAATCTGGCAACAGCGATTGCAATCCTGATTTCGTGTATGGGTTTATTCGGACTGGCCACCTTCACGGCCGAACAACGGACCAAAGAAATTGGGGTTCGGAAGGTACTGGGCGCATCCGTTTCGAGCATTGTTGCGCTATTGTCCCAGGACTTCCTGAAATTAGTGCTGATTTCGTTGATTATTGCCTCTCCGATTGCGTGGTGGGCGATGAACAAATGGTTGCAGGATTTCGCCTACAAGGTCGATATTGAGTGGTGGGTATTTGTACTGGCCGGGTTGGTAGCCGTGGCTATTACGCTGGTAACGATCAGCTTCCAAAGTCTCAAAGCGGCCCTGATGAATCCCGCGAAAAGCTTACGGGCGGAGTAG
- a CDS encoding GH92 family glycosyl hydrolase, whose protein sequence is MTKVSLTILFQLLLSLSFAQQNLVPYVHPLIGTEKMGHTFPGATVPFGAVQLSPDSDTLSYEFNGKYNGAVYKYCAGYKYEDKTIVGFSHTHFSGTGHSDLGDFLIMPTQGALQLNPGVASDPKSGYRSAFSHTNEVAEAGYYKVKLDDHAIVAELTASSRVGFHQYTFPKSNQSHIILDLTHGIYNYEDKVVWTYVRVVNDTLITGYRQTNGWARTRTVYFALSFSKPFKSYGQKNLDKAQVYKGFWRKFDQTRNFPEIAGKRIRMYFDFDTEEGEKVKLKMALSPVSQENALANMRAEIPHWNFEQAKTTAQADWNRELNKIQIDASETDKVNFYTSLYHSFINPTTYMDVNGQYKGLDQGVHQATGFTNYTTFSLWDTYRALHPFFNLIQPSRNNDMVQSMLNHYDQSTLKMLPIWSHYANDNWCMSGYHSVSVLADAVVKGAYSGDAQKALDACIATSNHRSYEGIGEYIDRGYVPSASSGTSVSNTLEYAYDDWCIAQLAKKLNRQDVYETYLKRSESWQNVFDKSIGFMRPRLADGSFKKEFDVYKTDGQGFIEGNSWNFSFFVPQNPTSLIQYMGGPKKFSARLDTLFSMHLPDEFFAETEDITREGIIGGYIHGNEPAHHIAYLYNWAGQPWKTQERVRMILNMQYKSTPDGLGGNDDCGQMSAWYMFSSMGFYPVAPGSEDYSLGSPSVKSARLNLENGKTFTIEAINQGDKNVYVQKVLLNGKLLTQPTITHTDIMKGGTLTFYMTAKPVKK, encoded by the coding sequence ATGACAAAAGTTAGCCTTACGATCCTCTTTCAACTCCTCTTATCACTCTCTTTTGCGCAGCAAAATCTGGTTCCTTACGTCCATCCGTTAATTGGCACCGAAAAGATGGGACATACGTTTCCGGGCGCTACTGTACCATTCGGAGCGGTTCAGTTAAGCCCAGATTCGGATACGCTGTCTTACGAATTCAACGGAAAGTATAACGGGGCTGTTTATAAATACTGTGCGGGCTACAAATACGAAGACAAAACGATTGTTGGGTTTAGCCATACACATTTTAGTGGCACAGGGCACTCCGATCTGGGCGATTTTCTGATCATGCCGACACAGGGAGCTTTGCAGCTCAATCCGGGCGTGGCTTCAGATCCGAAGAGTGGTTATCGGTCTGCGTTTTCGCACACCAATGAAGTGGCAGAAGCGGGCTATTATAAAGTCAAACTGGATGACCATGCGATTGTGGCCGAATTAACCGCGTCCAGTCGGGTTGGCTTTCATCAGTACACGTTTCCCAAATCCAACCAGTCGCATATCATCCTGGATCTTACCCACGGCATTTACAATTATGAAGATAAAGTTGTCTGGACGTACGTGCGGGTCGTAAACGATACATTGATAACGGGTTACCGGCAAACCAACGGCTGGGCACGTACCCGAACCGTCTATTTTGCTCTGTCGTTCTCAAAACCATTTAAATCATACGGCCAGAAAAATCTGGATAAAGCGCAGGTGTACAAAGGGTTCTGGCGGAAATTCGATCAGACCCGGAATTTTCCCGAAATAGCAGGCAAACGGATACGGATGTATTTTGATTTCGACACGGAAGAGGGCGAGAAAGTAAAATTAAAAATGGCCCTGTCGCCGGTAAGTCAGGAAAACGCGCTGGCCAACATGCGGGCCGAAATCCCACACTGGAACTTTGAGCAGGCAAAAACAACAGCGCAGGCCGACTGGAATCGGGAATTAAACAAAATCCAGATCGATGCGTCGGAAACCGATAAAGTGAATTTCTATACGTCACTCTATCACTCGTTCATTAATCCGACAACCTACATGGACGTGAATGGCCAGTACAAAGGGCTTGATCAGGGCGTTCATCAGGCAACCGGATTTACGAATTACACCACGTTTTCATTGTGGGATACCTACCGGGCGCTGCATCCTTTTTTCAACCTTATTCAGCCGTCCCGCAACAACGACATGGTACAATCCATGTTGAACCATTACGACCAGAGTACGCTGAAAATGTTGCCCATCTGGTCGCACTATGCCAACGATAACTGGTGCATGAGCGGTTATCATAGTGTGTCGGTGCTGGCCGATGCAGTGGTCAAAGGGGCTTACAGTGGCGATGCACAAAAAGCACTGGACGCCTGTATTGCGACTTCGAACCATCGCAGTTATGAAGGAATTGGCGAGTACATTGATCGGGGCTACGTACCATCGGCTTCCAGCGGCACTTCCGTATCGAATACGCTCGAGTATGCCTATGATGACTGGTGTATTGCGCAGTTGGCAAAGAAACTAAACCGGCAGGACGTATACGAAACCTACCTGAAACGTTCCGAAAGCTGGCAAAATGTTTTCGATAAGTCGATTGGCTTCATGCGCCCCCGGTTGGCCGATGGTTCGTTTAAGAAAGAATTTGACGTCTATAAAACAGACGGTCAGGGATTTATTGAAGGGAACTCCTGGAATTTCAGCTTTTTCGTGCCGCAAAATCCTACCTCGCTGATCCAGTACATGGGCGGCCCTAAAAAGTTTTCTGCCCGGCTCGATACACTTTTTTCGATGCACTTACCAGACGAGTTTTTCGCCGAAACCGAAGACATTACCCGTGAAGGCATAATTGGTGGCTACATTCATGGGAATGAACCAGCCCACCATATTGCCTACCTGTACAACTGGGCCGGTCAGCCCTGGAAAACGCAGGAACGGGTACGCATGATTCTCAACATGCAGTATAAATCGACGCCCGATGGCCTGGGTGGCAATGACGATTGTGGCCAGATGAGTGCCTGGTATATGTTTTCAAGCATGGGTTTTTATCCGGTGGCACCCGGTTCAGAAGACTACTCGTTGGGTAGTCCTTCGGTTAAGAGCGCCCGTCTGAATCTGGAAAATGGCAAGACATTTACCATCGAAGCCATCAATCAGGGCGATAAGAATGTGTATGTGCAGAAGGTGTTGCTAAATGGCAAACTGCTCACCCAGCCAACGATCACCCATACTGACATTATGAAAGGCGGTACGTTAACCTTCTATATGACTGCTAAACCGGTGAAGAAATAA
- a CDS encoding M16 family metallopeptidase: protein MNKRIGLLAGLTLLVGVALAQNKPKPEDVQTFTLKNGMKFMVLEDHSIPNANFYTFWKVGSRNEVHGITGLSHFFEHMMFNGAKKYGPKQFDRVMEANGGSNNAYTTENTTVYTDWFQSGALETIFDLESDRIRDLAIDPKMVQSERGVVLSERSTGLENSNYRVISELVQSVAFAEHPYMFPVIGFESDIKKWTQADLEKYFKMYYSPNNAVAVVVGDVTAAQVKKLAEQYIEPIPAQKLPDSLRTVEPPQNGERRATTYKDVATPNILLAYHTPESRHPDYYAIDLLSGVLSSGNSSRLVKSLVLDSTIASRAFSNFGESFDPNLFSVYAIAASNISAEQLERSVLNQIDKVIKDGITDVELQKLKNQKLMEFYRTMESINGKANSLGTYELFFGDYKKLYEAPALYEKVTKEDVQRVAKTYLTARNRTVGYLLPEPKANPAKNN from the coding sequence ATGAACAAACGAATCGGGCTACTCGCTGGGTTGACACTCCTGGTGGGTGTTGCGCTGGCGCAGAACAAGCCCAAGCCAGAAGACGTGCAGACGTTTACGCTCAAAAACGGCATGAAATTCATGGTGCTCGAAGACCATTCTATCCCTAATGCCAACTTCTACACCTTCTGGAAAGTAGGCTCCCGAAATGAGGTTCACGGCATTACGGGCCTATCGCATTTTTTTGAGCACATGATGTTCAATGGGGCTAAAAAATACGGTCCCAAACAGTTCGACCGGGTTATGGAAGCCAATGGCGGCTCGAACAATGCGTATACTACCGAAAATACAACGGTTTACACCGACTGGTTTCAGAGCGGTGCACTCGAAACAATTTTCGATCTCGAATCAGACCGTATCCGCGATCTGGCCATTGATCCTAAGATGGTACAGAGCGAACGGGGTGTTGTTTTATCAGAACGAAGTACCGGCCTGGAAAACAGTAACTACCGAGTCATTAGTGAACTGGTTCAGTCGGTAGCTTTTGCCGAGCACCCTTATATGTTTCCGGTCATTGGCTTTGAGTCCGACATCAAAAAGTGGACGCAGGCCGATCTGGAGAAGTATTTCAAAATGTATTATTCCCCCAACAACGCAGTGGCTGTTGTGGTCGGTGATGTAACGGCAGCTCAGGTAAAAAAGCTGGCAGAACAATACATCGAACCCATTCCAGCTCAGAAACTGCCCGACAGCCTGCGCACCGTTGAACCCCCACAAAATGGCGAACGGCGTGCCACGACCTACAAAGACGTAGCTACACCCAATATTCTGTTGGCTTACCACACGCCCGAAAGTCGCCACCCCGACTATTATGCAATTGACCTGCTAAGCGGTGTCCTGAGTTCAGGAAACTCATCCCGGCTGGTCAAATCACTCGTTCTGGATTCGACGATTGCGTCGCGGGCGTTTTCAAACTTCGGTGAGTCATTCGATCCGAATCTCTTTTCAGTCTACGCCATTGCCGCCAGTAACATCTCAGCGGAACAACTGGAGCGGTCAGTACTGAACCAAATCGACAAGGTTATTAAGGATGGCATAACGGATGTTGAACTACAGAAACTGAAAAATCAGAAGCTGATGGAGTTTTACCGAACGATGGAAAGCATCAATGGCAAGGCCAACTCCCTCGGCACCTACGAGCTGTTTTTTGGCGATTATAAAAAGCTGTACGAAGCCCCGGCCCTTTACGAAAAAGTGACCAAAGAAGATGTGCAGCGCGTAGCCAAAACGTATCTGACCGCCCGGAATCGTACGGTAGGCTATCTATTGCCAGAACCAAAAGCTAATCCGGCGAAAAACAATTGA